Proteins from one Panthera leo isolate Ple1 chromosome D1, P.leo_Ple1_pat1.1, whole genome shotgun sequence genomic window:
- the LOC122200913 gene encoding putative olfactory receptor 56B2 isoform X1, with product MFQHPGDSNISKFQVSEFILMGFPGIHTWQHWLSLPLALLYLLALTANILILIIINQEATLHQPMYFFLGVLAVVDMGLATTIMPKILAILWFSAKAISLPECFAQMYVIHCFVAMESGIFVCMAIDRYIAICKPLRYPAIVTDSFVVKATVFMALRNSLATIPVPVLAAQRHYCSQNQIEHCLCSNLGVTSLSCDDRTINSVYQLLLAWTLMGSDLALIFLSYALILHSVLKLNSAEAASKALSTCTSHLILILFFYTVIVVISITHNAAMTLPLVPVLLNVLHNVIPPALNPMVYALKNRELRQGLYKVLKMDKEN from the coding sequence ATGTTCCAGCATCCTGGAGATTCCAACATCTCTAAGTTCCAGGTCTCTGAGTTCATTCTGATGGGATTCCCAGGCATTCACACCTGGCAGCActggctctccctgcccctggctctgCTCTACCTCTTAGCTCTCACTGCCAACATCCTTATCCTGATCATCATCAATCAGGAGGCCACACTGCATCAGCCTATGTACTTTTTCCTAGGTGTCCTGGCTGTTGTAGACATGGGACTGGCTACCACCATCATGCCCAAGATTTTGGCCATCTTATGGTTCAGTGCCAAGGCCATCAGTCTCCCTGAGTGTTTTGCTCAGATGTATGTCATACATTGTTTTGTAGCCATGGAATCAGGTATCTTTGTCTGTATggctatagatagatatatagccATTTGCAAACCACTACGCTATCCAGCAATAGTTACTGATTCTTTTGTGGTCAAGGCAACTGTGTTCATGGCACTTAGAAACAGCCTGGCTACCATCCCAGTGCCTGTGTTGGCTGCTCAGAGACACTACTGCTCACAGAACCAAATTGAGCACTGCCTGTGCTCTAATCTTGGAGTCACTAGCTTATCCTGTGATGACAGGACAATCAACAGCGTCTACCAGCTACTTCTGGCATGGACACTGATGGGGAGTGACctggctttgatttttttatcatATGCTTTGATACTTCACTCGGTGCTAAAGCTGAACTCAGCAGAAGCTGCTTCCAAAGCCCTAAGTACCTGCACTTCCCACCTCatcctcattttgttcttttacacAGTCATTGTTGTCATTTCCATCACCCATAATGCAGCAATGACGCTTCCCCTTGTCCCAGTTCTCCTCAATGTATTACACAATGTCATTCCTCCTGCCCTCAACCCCATGGTGTATGCACTCAAGAACAGGGAGCTTAGGCAGGGCTTGTATAAGGTTCTGAAGATGGACAAGGAGAACTAA
- the LOC122200913 gene encoding putative olfactory receptor 56B2 isoform X2: MTPNLKYSNISKFQVSEFILMGFPGIHTWQHWLSLPLALLYLLALTANILILIIINQEATLHQPMYFFLGVLAVVDMGLATTIMPKILAILWFSAKAISLPECFAQMYVIHCFVAMESGIFVCMAIDRYIAICKPLRYPAIVTDSFVVKATVFMALRNSLATIPVPVLAAQRHYCSQNQIEHCLCSNLGVTSLSCDDRTINSVYQLLLAWTLMGSDLALIFLSYALILHSVLKLNSAEAASKALSTCTSHLILILFFYTVIVVISITHNAAMTLPLVPVLLNVLHNVIPPALNPMVYALKNRELRQGLYKVLKMDKEN, translated from the exons ATGACTCCTAATTTGAAAT ATTCCAACATCTCTAAGTTCCAGGTCTCTGAGTTCATTCTGATGGGATTCCCAGGCATTCACACCTGGCAGCActggctctccctgcccctggctctgCTCTACCTCTTAGCTCTCACTGCCAACATCCTTATCCTGATCATCATCAATCAGGAGGCCACACTGCATCAGCCTATGTACTTTTTCCTAGGTGTCCTGGCTGTTGTAGACATGGGACTGGCTACCACCATCATGCCCAAGATTTTGGCCATCTTATGGTTCAGTGCCAAGGCCATCAGTCTCCCTGAGTGTTTTGCTCAGATGTATGTCATACATTGTTTTGTAGCCATGGAATCAGGTATCTTTGTCTGTATggctatagatagatatatagccATTTGCAAACCACTACGCTATCCAGCAATAGTTACTGATTCTTTTGTGGTCAAGGCAACTGTGTTCATGGCACTTAGAAACAGCCTGGCTACCATCCCAGTGCCTGTGTTGGCTGCTCAGAGACACTACTGCTCACAGAACCAAATTGAGCACTGCCTGTGCTCTAATCTTGGAGTCACTAGCTTATCCTGTGATGACAGGACAATCAACAGCGTCTACCAGCTACTTCTGGCATGGACACTGATGGGGAGTGACctggctttgatttttttatcatATGCTTTGATACTTCACTCGGTGCTAAAGCTGAACTCAGCAGAAGCTGCTTCCAAAGCCCTAAGTACCTGCACTTCCCACCTCatcctcattttgttcttttacacAGTCATTGTTGTCATTTCCATCACCCATAATGCAGCAATGACGCTTCCCCTTGTCCCAGTTCTCCTCAATGTATTACACAATGTCATTCCTCCTGCCCTCAACCCCATGGTGTATGCACTCAAGAACAGGGAGCTTAGGCAGGGCTTGTATAAGGTTCTGAAGATGGACAAGGAGAACTAA
- the LOC122200920 gene encoding putative olfactory receptor 56B2 — MFQHPGDSNISKFQVSEFILMGFPGIHTWQHWLSLPLALLYLLALTANILILIIINQEATLHQPMYYFLGVLAVVDMGLGTNIMPKILAILWFNAKAISLPECFAQMYAIHCFMGMESGIFVCMAIDRYVAICKPLHYPAIITESFVVKATVLMALRNTLTTIPVPVLAAQRHYCSQNQIEHCLCSHHGVISLSCDDRTINSIYQLFLAWALMGNDMALIFLSYVLILHSVLKLNSPEAASKALSTCTSHFILILFFYTVVIVISITHSEAITLPLVPVLLNVLQNTIPPALNPMVYALKNKELRQGLHKFLKLNTKGN, encoded by the coding sequence ATGTTCCAGCATCCCGGAGATTCCAACATCTCTAAGTTCCAGGTCTCTGAGTTCATTCTGATGGGATTCCCAGGCATTCACACCTGGCAGCActggctctccctgcccctggctctgCTCTACCTCTTAGCTCTCACTGCCAACATCCTTATCCTGATCATCATCAATCAGGAGGCCACACTGCATCAGCCTATGTACTATTTCCTAGGGGTCCTGGCGGTAGTAGACATGGGTCTGGGTACCAACATCATGCCCAAAATTTTGGCTATTTTATGGTTCAACGCTAAGGCCATCAGTCTCCCTGAGTGTTTTGCTCAGATGTATGCTATACATTGCTTCATGGGCATGGAGTCAGGTATCTTTGTCTGTATGGCTATAGATAGATATGTAGCCATTTGTAAACCACTACACTATCCAGCAATAATCACTGAATCTTTTGTGGTCAAAGCAACTGTGCTCATGGCCCTCCGAAATACCCTAACTACCATCCCAGTGCCTGTGTTGGCCGCTCAGAGACACTACTGCTCACAGAACCAAATTGAGCACTGCCTGTGCTCTCACCATGGAGTCATTAGCTTATCCTGTGATGACAGGACAATCAACAGCATCTACCAGCTATTTCTGGCATGGGCATTGATGGGGAATGACatggctttgatttttttatcGTATGTTTTGATACTTCACTCAGTGCTGAAGCTGAACTCACCAGAAGCTGCTTCCAAAGCCCTAAGTACCTGCACTTCCCACTTCATCCTAATCCTATTCTTCTACACAGTTGTCATTGTCATTTCCATCACCCATAGTGAAGCAATCACGCTTCCCCTTGTCCCAGTTCTTCTCAATGTACTTCAAAATACCATTCCTCCTGCCCTCAACCCCATGGTGTATGCACTCAAGAATAAGGAGCTGAGACAGGGCTTGCATAAGTTTCTAAAGCTAAACACTAAGGGCAACTAA